A stretch of the Haloarcula ordinaria genome encodes the following:
- a CDS encoding ABC1 kinase family protein, translated as MNYRAYWRFFVVARQFLPLLLAYARDRKRFLLFGSSRKVTPDQRRARAQALLDSMLTLGPTFIKLGQLLSTRPDILPPEYVEEFSALQDRVPPAEWAQAKTVLEEDLGPLEERFDEFETEAISGASLGQVYRAEVDGEPVAVKIRRPGIEDLVEADLRVIRWSLPLIMYFVGDARSFSLETLADEFSKTIREEMDYEREARMLTEIRGNFLENDRIRIPTVRESHSTRRVLTMEYLPGTKINDIDDLDDRGIDRTELAETLQRAYLQMIIDDGVFHADPHPGNLAVQADGTLVFYDFGMSGRVDPFVQDKIVDFYAAVADQDIDGILDALIEMGTLSPEADRQVMGDVMELAIADARGEDIEQYRVQQIVQQVEDTIYEFPLRLPSNLALVLRVATVVEGVCVTLDPDFDFISVATSYLQSQGFIAAGARTFIEDRAQEVQDATRSAVRIPPKLESVLDRVERKDLVVRADIEDSDRLLARMTKRLILGMLLASTLFSTAFLYAESTQLVAAIAGGVVLVLLAGLWWSFRTKSGVRAKPQFTRQSMREREMESSSGLGPSFDDEGSDGP; from the coding sequence GTGAACTATCGCGCCTACTGGCGGTTCTTCGTCGTCGCCCGCCAGTTTCTCCCGCTATTGCTCGCGTACGCCCGTGACCGGAAGCGGTTCCTCCTGTTCGGGTCGTCCCGTAAGGTCACGCCCGACCAGCGCCGCGCCCGCGCCCAGGCGCTGCTGGACTCGATGCTCACGCTGGGGCCGACGTTCATCAAGCTCGGGCAGCTGCTCTCGACGCGTCCGGACATCCTCCCCCCGGAGTACGTCGAGGAGTTCTCGGCGCTCCAGGACCGGGTCCCGCCCGCCGAGTGGGCACAGGCGAAGACCGTCCTCGAGGAAGACCTCGGGCCACTCGAGGAGCGCTTCGACGAGTTCGAGACGGAGGCCATCAGCGGGGCGTCGCTCGGCCAGGTCTACCGCGCCGAAGTCGACGGCGAACCGGTCGCGGTGAAGATTCGCCGACCGGGCATCGAGGACTTAGTCGAGGCCGACCTCCGGGTCATCCGCTGGTCGCTCCCGCTCATCATGTACTTCGTCGGGGACGCGCGGTCGTTCTCGCTGGAGACGCTGGCCGACGAGTTCTCGAAGACGATTCGCGAGGAGATGGACTACGAGCGCGAGGCACGCATGCTCACCGAAATCCGGGGGAACTTCCTCGAGAACGATCGCATCCGCATCCCCACAGTGCGGGAGTCACACTCGACGCGGCGGGTCCTGACGATGGAGTACCTCCCCGGGACGAAGATAAACGACATCGACGACCTGGACGACCGCGGCATCGACCGGACCGAGCTCGCAGAGACGCTCCAGCGGGCCTACCTTCAGATGATAATCGACGACGGCGTCTTCCACGCCGACCCGCACCCGGGGAACCTCGCGGTCCAGGCCGACGGGACACTCGTCTTCTACGACTTCGGGATGTCGGGCCGCGTCGACCCGTTCGTCCAGGACAAGATCGTCGACTTCTACGCGGCGGTGGCCGACCAGGACATCGACGGCATCCTCGATGCGCTCATCGAGATGGGGACGCTCAGCCCGGAGGCCGACCGCCAGGTGATGGGCGACGTGATGGAACTGGCCATCGCCGACGCCCGCGGGGAGGACATCGAGCAGTACCGTGTCCAACAGATCGTCCAGCAGGTCGAGGACACTATCTACGAGTTCCCGTTGCGCCTGCCGTCGAACCTGGCGCTCGTCCTCCGCGTCGCGACGGTCGTCGAGGGCGTCTGCGTGACGCTCGACCCCGACTTCGACTTCATCTCCGTGGCGACGAGTTACCTCCAGTCCCAGGGGTTCATCGCCGCCGGCGCCCGGACGTTCATCGAGGACCGTGCCCAGGAGGTCCAGGACGCCACGCGGTCGGCGGTCCGCATCCCGCCGAAGCTCGAGTCGGTGCTCGACCGCGTCGAGCGCAAGGACCTGGTCGTCCGGGCCGACATCGAGGACTCCGACAGACTGTTAGCGCGGATGACCAAGCGGCTCATCCTCGGGATGTTGCTCGCGAGTACGCTGTTCTCGACGGCGTTCCTCTACGCGGAGTCGACGCAGCTCGTCGCCGCCATCGCCGGCGGCGTCGTACTGGTCCTCCTCGCGGGCCTGTGGTGGTCGTTCCGGACCAAGTCGGGCGTCCGGGCGAAGCCGCAGTTCACCCGCCAGAGCATGCGCGAACGCGAGATGGAGAGTTCGAGCGGGCTGGGGCCCTCCTTCGACGACGAGGGGAGCGACGGGCCCTGA
- a CDS encoding Hsp20/alpha crystallin family protein: MSALRDALRDLPDAVFADVLESEEAYLFVLDLPGVDAGTLDISVEGGRLIIEGQRTKDVPREFRFVREDRSVFLDVELPLPPDATGRGAEGSVEHGVLELHLPKASAAPSTTIPIDEA; encoded by the coding sequence ATGTCAGCGCTGCGAGATGCGTTACGGGACCTCCCTGATGCCGTGTTTGCGGACGTGCTCGAATCCGAAGAGGCGTACCTGTTCGTCCTCGACCTGCCGGGCGTCGACGCGGGGACGCTCGACATCAGCGTCGAAGGCGGCCGGCTCATCATCGAGGGGCAGCGCACCAAGGACGTCCCCCGCGAGTTCCGCTTCGTCCGCGAGGACCGGTCGGTGTTCCTCGACGTGGAGCTCCCGCTCCCGCCGGACGCCACTGGCCGCGGAGCCGAGGGGTCCGTCGAACACGGCGTCCTCGAACTCCACCTCCCGAAGGCCTCGGCTGCACCGAGCACGACGATACCCATCGACGAGGCCTGA
- a CDS encoding GIDE domain-containing protein, with the protein MVLPQLLTLVFAGVGLYLLGTGLRQLRPVYHILRNDPTPVRSLSGHSGPVEIQGTAVAGDDGTVTAPFTGSECLAYTYEVEELRSSGKNSHWETLDSGQAGVDFVVDDGTDRVRVDPTGADVHFEAHSVTVAPGTELPDRLARYVESTDSVEAQDRTVNLLVTELHVGNKQRFIERRLDVGEQVYVYGEARRGPAPEWGSNLVDAVVGAGDATPAFVISDTSERGTAWRIARESLVRLVLGAVFTAVVLVFLLPVFG; encoded by the coding sequence ATGGTCCTCCCGCAGTTGCTCACGCTCGTCTTCGCCGGCGTCGGCCTCTATCTCCTCGGCACCGGCCTCAGGCAGCTCCGACCGGTCTATCATATCTTGCGGAACGACCCGACCCCGGTCCGCTCGCTGTCCGGCCACTCCGGCCCCGTCGAGATTCAGGGGACGGCCGTTGCCGGAGACGACGGGACCGTTACCGCGCCGTTCACCGGGAGCGAGTGTCTGGCCTACACGTACGAGGTCGAGGAGCTGCGCTCCTCGGGGAAGAACTCCCACTGGGAGACCCTCGACTCGGGGCAGGCCGGTGTGGACTTCGTCGTCGACGACGGCACCGACCGTGTCCGGGTCGACCCGACCGGCGCGGACGTCCACTTCGAGGCCCACAGCGTCACCGTCGCGCCGGGGACGGAGCTGCCCGACAGGCTGGCGCGATACGTCGAGTCGACGGACAGCGTCGAGGCACAGGACCGGACGGTGAACCTGCTCGTGACGGAACTACACGTCGGCAACAAACAGCGCTTCATCGAGCGGCGCCTCGACGTCGGCGAGCAGGTCTACGTCTACGGCGAGGCCCGTCGCGGGCCCGCGCCGGAGTGGGGGAGCAACCTCGTCGACGCCGTCGTCGGTGCGGGCGACGCGACGCCGGCCTTCGTAATCTCCGATACGAGCGAGCGAGGGACGGCCTGGCGAATCGCCCGTGAGAGCCTGGTCCGGCTCGTCCTCGGGGCCGTCTTCACGGCGGTCGTGCTAGTGTTTCTCTTACCGGTGTTCGGCTGA
- a CDS encoding molybdopterin-binding protein: MTTPPSADGGPLSLETARRNLGGYAMPVDRTDRVPLSVAVGRVLAADATANAPVPGAGIGPDDAVFETGRQVRPGDVGLLKAAGVGDLLVRQRPQVGIVPTGDEFAAPEAGGDGGVETAGFTLAQYVDRWGGKVTYRNAVADDAPALRMAVQRDLTRDLVVVTGTEPGDTLRSVVAELGEVSGDGIAIDPGGDTGLAVVEDRPVLLLPESAVGARVAAVQLLRPLLKSFAGCPLAPHPTQTATLTEPLEAEASVRTFAPVSVAGDEATPLRGTDLETASRADGWVTVPPGHEGRDAGESVTVEDWDYLP, from the coding sequence ATGACTACGCCACCGTCCGCCGACGGGGGACCGCTCTCGCTCGAGACCGCCCGCCGGAACCTCGGGGGCTACGCGATGCCGGTCGACCGGACCGACCGGGTTCCGCTTTCCGTCGCCGTGGGCCGCGTACTCGCCGCGGACGCGACGGCGAACGCACCGGTCCCTGGAGCCGGCATCGGGCCCGACGACGCGGTGTTCGAGACCGGGAGACAGGTCAGACCGGGCGACGTCGGCCTCCTGAAGGCCGCCGGCGTCGGAGACCTGCTCGTCCGACAGCGCCCCCAGGTCGGCATCGTCCCGACGGGTGATGAGTTCGCTGCCCCCGAGGCGGGCGGCGACGGCGGCGTCGAGACGGCCGGATTCACGCTCGCGCAGTACGTCGACCGCTGGGGCGGCAAGGTGACCTACCGGAACGCCGTGGCCGACGACGCGCCCGCGCTCCGGATGGCCGTCCAGCGGGACCTGACACGCGACCTCGTCGTCGTGACGGGGACCGAACCGGGCGATACGCTCCGCTCGGTCGTCGCCGAACTCGGCGAGGTCTCCGGCGACGGTATCGCCATCGACCCCGGCGGCGACACGGGACTAGCCGTCGTCGAGGACCGACCGGTGCTCCTCCTGCCGGAGTCGGCCGTCGGGGCTCGCGTCGCGGCCGTGCAACTGCTCAGGCCGTTGCTCAAGAGCTTCGCCGGGTGCCCGCTCGCCCCCCACCCCACGCAAACGGCGACGCTGACCGAGCCACTCGAGGCGGAGGCCTCGGTGCGGACGTTCGCGCCGGTCTCCGTCGCCGGCGACGAGGCGACACCGCTCCGGGGGACGGACCTCGAGACGGCGAGCCGGGCCGACGGCTGGGTCACGGTGCCGCCGGGCCACGAGGGACGCGACGCTGGCGAGTCCGTGACCGTCGAAGACTGGGACTACCTGCCCTAG
- a CDS encoding HAD family hydrolase: MTDQYDFWLFDLDGTLVDIEPWYPRRVLTRVGDRLGVGFSDREVERLWYGFGGARDDVLAAERIDPERFWAVFHEEENPLARAEATYLYDDAERFLTERDEPVGLVTHCQTYLTEPVLDHLNIGDWFETVVCCDEDIGWKPDPTPVQLAMRNMGVAHNGHSGVLAGDNPADIGAAWNAGLDGVHVQRRSDETDGYCVMGDHRVESLLDLR; encoded by the coding sequence ATGACCGACCAGTACGACTTCTGGCTGTTCGATCTCGACGGCACGCTCGTCGACATCGAACCCTGGTACCCCCGGCGCGTCCTGACGCGAGTCGGCGACCGACTCGGCGTCGGCTTCAGCGACCGGGAGGTGGAGCGGCTCTGGTACGGCTTCGGTGGCGCGCGAGACGACGTACTCGCCGCCGAGCGTATCGACCCCGAGCGGTTCTGGGCGGTCTTCCACGAGGAGGAGAACCCGCTGGCACGCGCCGAAGCGACCTACCTCTACGACGACGCCGAACGGTTCCTCACCGAGCGCGACGAACCGGTCGGGCTGGTGACCCACTGCCAGACGTACCTCACCGAGCCCGTGCTCGACCACCTGAACATCGGTGACTGGTTCGAGACGGTCGTCTGCTGTGACGAGGATATCGGCTGGAAACCGGACCCGACCCCCGTTCAGCTGGCGATGCGGAACATGGGGGTCGCCCACAACGGACACAGCGGCGTCCTGGCGGGTGACAACCCGGCCGACATCGGCGCGGCCTGGAACGCCGGCCTCGACGGGGTCCACGTCCAGCGACGGTCCGACGAGACGGACGGCTACTGCGTGATGGGCGACCACCGGGTCGAGTCGCTGCTCGACCTGCGCTAG
- the lwrS gene encoding LWR-salt protein, which yields MPPTDGTGTPPDPRDAPARYVFKLTFRLRPSTPDLAADPDAFETTLYRSADPPGEDGWLFFRDNCWRGNLADEAHFRRLATEALDVDVEAASFRELQTTESYLEALKTAIAADLDLFNADSVTEVLSKYLGSSIRVESPE from the coding sequence ATGCCGCCGACGGACGGGACGGGGACGCCGCCGGACCCCCGAGACGCGCCCGCCAGATACGTGTTCAAACTCACGTTCCGACTCCGGCCGTCGACGCCGGACCTCGCGGCCGACCCGGACGCCTTCGAGACGACCCTGTACCGCAGCGCGGACCCGCCGGGCGAGGACGGGTGGCTCTTCTTCCGGGACAACTGCTGGCGCGGGAACCTCGCCGACGAGGCCCACTTCCGCCGGCTCGCCACGGAGGCGCTCGACGTCGACGTCGAAGCGGCGTCGTTCCGGGAGCTGCAGACGACTGAGTCCTATCTGGAGGCACTCAAAACAGCCATCGCAGCGGACCTAGACCTGTTCAACGCCGACAGCGTTACCGAGGTCCTCTCGAAGTATCTCGGGAGCTCGATTCGGGTCGAATCACCTGAGTGA
- a CDS encoding 4a-hydroxytetrahydrobiopterin dehydratase: MADVLPDAEIADRMPDGWAREENEIVRAFDFDGYLDASGFLSAAAGLAEDAWHHPEMTITWGEVEVRLTTHDAGGITEKDIDLAERLNGIYD; encoded by the coding sequence ATGGCTGACGTACTTCCCGACGCCGAGATTGCAGACCGGATGCCCGACGGCTGGGCGCGCGAGGAGAACGAAATCGTCCGCGCGTTCGACTTCGACGGCTATCTGGACGCGTCCGGGTTCCTGAGCGCCGCGGCGGGCCTCGCGGAGGACGCCTGGCACCACCCCGAGATGACCATCACTTGGGGCGAGGTTGAGGTCCGACTCACCACCCACGACGCCGGCGGCATCACCGAGAAGGACATCGACCTGGCCGAGCGCCTGAACGGCATCTACGACTGA
- the hemA gene encoding glutamyl-tRNA reductase — MKHETGVIVGASVSHGNASVDQLEAAATDSQRHTVESLLSQPGVDEAIALQTCNRTEAYVVASSHEVGLDALETVTYAVDDDALVEMDHEASLRHLLRVAAGLESIVLGEDQILGQLRDAYEDARAVGGIGSVLEDGVTKAIHVGERARTETEINEGVVSLASAAVRLVEAEQPLDGKTALVVGAGEMGRLAAKALSERVDRVIVANRTVPHAEHIAETIETDASAVAIGAAEAALAEASVVVTATGSPDHVFDAESFAGTGETYVVDLAQPRDVPADAADVPSVTVYDLDALESVTAETRQQRQRAAAEVEQLVDEEFDHLLTQYKRKRADRVISTMYESAEQVKAAELNTALSAAEFDEDQQEVLESMADAIVSQLLAAPTRSLRDAAEADDWSTIHTALELFDPEFGPEDVAALTAADGTAVEDVPAEMRDQMPPAVLDQLTDD; from the coding sequence GTGAAACACGAGACTGGTGTCATCGTCGGCGCGAGCGTCTCCCACGGGAACGCGAGCGTCGACCAGCTGGAGGCCGCCGCGACCGATAGCCAGCGGCACACCGTCGAGTCGCTGCTCTCGCAGCCCGGCGTCGACGAGGCCATCGCCCTCCAGACGTGTAACCGGACGGAGGCCTACGTGGTCGCGTCCAGCCACGAGGTCGGCCTCGACGCTCTGGAGACAGTCACGTACGCCGTCGACGACGACGCGCTGGTCGAGATGGACCACGAGGCGAGCCTCAGACACCTCCTCCGGGTGGCGGCGGGCCTCGAGTCCATCGTCCTCGGCGAGGACCAGATTCTCGGCCAGCTGCGCGACGCCTACGAGGACGCCCGGGCCGTCGGCGGCATCGGGTCGGTCCTCGAAGACGGCGTCACCAAGGCCATCCACGTCGGCGAGCGCGCTCGCACGGAGACCGAAATCAACGAGGGCGTCGTCTCGCTGGCCTCCGCCGCCGTCAGACTCGTCGAGGCGGAACAGCCGCTCGACGGCAAGACGGCGCTGGTCGTGGGCGCGGGCGAGATGGGGCGACTCGCGGCGAAGGCGCTCTCGGAGCGCGTCGACCGCGTCATCGTCGCCAACCGGACGGTCCCACACGCCGAGCACATCGCCGAGACCATCGAGACGGACGCGAGCGCCGTCGCAATCGGTGCCGCCGAAGCCGCGCTCGCGGAAGCCAGCGTCGTCGTTACGGCGACCGGGAGCCCGGACCACGTCTTCGACGCCGAGTCCTTCGCCGGGACGGGCGAGACGTACGTCGTCGACCTCGCCCAGCCGCGGGACGTGCCCGCGGACGCGGCCGACGTCCCGTCGGTGACGGTGTACGACCTCGACGCGCTGGAGTCGGTGACCGCGGAGACCCGCCAGCAGCGACAGCGGGCCGCCGCGGAGGTCGAACAGCTGGTCGACGAGGAGTTCGACCACCTGCTGACCCAGTACAAGCGCAAGCGCGCCGACCGGGTCATCTCGACGATGTACGAGAGCGCGGAGCAGGTCAAGGCCGCCGAGCTCAACACGGCGCTGTCGGCCGCGGAGTTCGACGAGGACCAGCAGGAAGTGCTCGAGTCGATGGCCGACGCCATCGTCTCGCAACTGCTGGCCGCGCCGACCCGGAGCCTCCGGGACGCCGCCGAGGCGGACGACTGGTCGACCATCCACACGGCGCTGGAACTGTTCGACCCCGAGTTCGGACCGGAGGACGTGGCGGCCCTGACGGCGGCGGACGGGACCGCCGTCGAGGACGTCCCGGCCGAGATGCGCGACCAGATGCCACCGGCGGTGCTCGACCAGCTCACCGACGACTGA
- a CDS encoding precorrin-2 dehydrogenase/sirohydrochlorin ferrochelatase family protein, with translation MIPLLHDFEGETVLVLGGGPVGARKARRFAAEADVVVVSPDFGDRDFGDAELVRDAPDAEAVAAYVERLDPALVVAATDDEALNDAAATAARAHGALVNRADDHGEQDFGTVVVPATVRDDPVTLAIATGGTAPALSKYLRERFEADFAGVGEMARLVGNLREELQDGGVPPGERREAVRAVVRSGDVWKALDRGRSKARQVVDDEIVDVPGDLS, from the coding sequence ATGATACCGCTGTTGCACGATTTCGAGGGCGAGACGGTGCTCGTCCTCGGCGGGGGCCCGGTCGGGGCGCGGAAGGCCCGCCGGTTCGCGGCCGAGGCCGACGTCGTCGTCGTGAGTCCCGACTTCGGCGACCGCGACTTCGGCGACGCCGAACTGGTCCGGGACGCCCCGGACGCCGAGGCCGTCGCGGCGTACGTCGAGCGACTCGACCCCGCGCTCGTGGTCGCCGCGACGGACGACGAGGCCCTGAACGACGCCGCGGCGACGGCGGCGCGAGCCCACGGTGCGCTGGTCAACCGGGCCGACGACCACGGCGAGCAGGACTTCGGGACCGTCGTCGTCCCGGCGACGGTGCGCGACGACCCCGTGACCCTGGCGATAGCGACGGGCGGCACCGCGCCGGCCCTCTCGAAGTACCTCCGCGAGCGGTTCGAGGCGGACTTTGCCGGCGTCGGGGAGATGGCGCGACTGGTCGGTAACCTGCGCGAGGAACTCCAGGACGGGGGCGTGCCCCCCGGTGAGCGCCGCGAGGCCGTCAGGGCTGTCGTCAGGTCAGGCGACGTTTGGAAGGCTTTAGATAGGGGCAGGTCCAAGGCCAGACAAGTAGTGGACGACGAAATTGTGGACGTCCCCGGTGATCTGTCGTGA
- a CDS encoding Lrp/AsnC family transcriptional regulator, producing MSEDLGTVDRAILNAFQGGFPVVERPFEPAAAALREAGVDIDADELLERVQRLDEAGVLSRFGALINAEAIGGTATLVATHAPEDRYDEHVELVNAHPEVAHNYEREHPHLNMWFVLSVADEDRVDEVLTEIEAETGERTYNLPKQQEFHVGAKFPVEGPQTQATDVSDAGPDVTPTDRRSLTPEELDLVLEIQGGLPITATPFADVAVAIGADTEWVVETIKRFNAEGKVRRVGVIPNHYALGYSENGMTVWNVPDDVVDEVGPAIAEFDFVTHCYERPRHEGVWPYNFFAMTHGRSEAESDERIQQVHARMSDYWDVGDDDWDTLFSTRILKKTGIRLDERAEANVERR from the coding sequence ATGAGTGAGGACCTCGGAACCGTGGACCGAGCCATCCTGAACGCGTTCCAGGGCGGGTTTCCGGTCGTCGAACGGCCCTTCGAACCGGCGGCGGCCGCGCTGCGCGAGGCGGGCGTCGACATCGACGCCGACGAGCTGCTCGAACGGGTCCAGCGGCTGGACGAGGCCGGCGTGCTGAGCCGCTTCGGTGCGCTCATCAACGCCGAGGCCATCGGCGGGACCGCGACGCTCGTCGCGACCCACGCCCCCGAGGACCGCTACGACGAGCACGTCGAACTGGTCAACGCCCACCCGGAGGTCGCCCACAACTACGAGCGCGAGCACCCGCACCTGAACATGTGGTTCGTGCTCTCGGTGGCCGACGAGGACCGGGTCGACGAAGTGCTGACGGAAATAGAAGCCGAGACCGGCGAACGGACGTACAACCTCCCGAAACAACAGGAGTTCCACGTCGGCGCGAAGTTCCCCGTCGAGGGGCCACAGACCCAGGCTACCGACGTCTCGGACGCTGGGCCGGACGTGACACCGACCGACCGCCGGTCGCTGACACCCGAGGAACTAGACCTCGTCCTGGAGATTCAGGGCGGTCTCCCGATAACGGCGACGCCCTTCGCCGACGTGGCTGTCGCCATCGGTGCCGACACCGAGTGGGTCGTCGAGACCATCAAGCGGTTCAACGCGGAGGGGAAGGTGCGGCGCGTCGGCGTCATCCCGAACCACTACGCGCTGGGGTACAGCGAGAACGGGATGACCGTCTGGAACGTCCCCGACGACGTCGTCGACGAGGTTGGCCCCGCCATCGCCGAGTTCGACTTCGTCACGCACTGCTACGAGCGCCCGCGCCACGAGGGGGTCTGGCCGTACAACTTCTTCGCGATGACACACGGCCGCAGCGAGGCGGAGAGCGACGAGCGCATCCAGCAGGTCCACGCCCGGATGAGCGACTACTGGGACGTCGGGGACGACGACTGGGATACGCTGTTCTCGACGCGCATCCTGAAGAAGACGGGTATCCGCTTAGACGAGCGCGCCGAGGCGAACGTCGAGCGCCGGTGA
- a CDS encoding DUF5778 family protein: protein MTDADALDDDLYRRTKQLLEPGEIQLNGAIVHTEYDGSDEIEMMEATIEVGEIIAAGAGLDPTDTFVYSGSDDPEFASNQHQGLTLDGEEFVWECQQLLREGSFDLVFYYEASGDHEGILADIEAAGYAVTGVEGE, encoded by the coding sequence ATGACCGACGCGGACGCGCTCGACGACGACCTGTACCGCCGGACCAAGCAGTTGCTCGAACCCGGCGAGATACAGCTCAACGGGGCCATCGTCCACACGGAGTACGACGGGAGCGACGAGATCGAGATGATGGAGGCTACCATCGAGGTCGGCGAGATTATCGCCGCGGGCGCCGGCCTCGACCCGACGGACACGTTCGTCTACTCGGGCAGCGACGACCCGGAGTTCGCGTCGAACCAGCACCAGGGCCTGACGCTTGACGGCGAGGAGTTCGTCTGGGAGTGCCAGCAGCTGCTCCGCGAGGGGTCGTTCGACCTCGTCTTCTACTACGAGGCCAGCGGGGACCACGAGGGCATTCTGGCGGACATCGAGGCCGCCGGCTACGCGGTCACCGGCGTCGAGGGCGAGTAA
- a CDS encoding cold-shock protein, with protein sequence MATGTVDFFNDTGGYGFIDSEDSDEDVFFHMEDVGGPDLEEGQEVEFDIEQADKGPRAKNLKRL encoded by the coding sequence ATGGCGACCGGCACGGTAGACTTCTTCAACGACACGGGCGGCTACGGCTTTATCGACTCAGAAGACTCCGACGAGGACGTCTTCTTCCACATGGAAGACGTCGGCGGACCTGACCTCGAAGAGGGCCAGGAAGTCGAGTTCGACATCGAGCAGGCCGACAAGGGCCCACGCGCAAAGAACCTCAAACGACTGTAA
- the uppS gene encoding polyprenyl diphosphate synthase — protein MGTRVREVGYALYERLLRWELSGTPSHVAVIQDGNRRYARERGADTTEGHRQGAETTEALLNWCDELGIEEVTLYAFSTENFNRPEDEREHIFDLVESRLREFADSDRIHDAGVRIRAIGETELLPERVQDAIDYAESRTAEYDRLNLNVALAYGGRAELLGAARDVARAVEAGDLDPEAVDADVVEEYLYEGPTSDVDLIVRTGGDERTSNFLPWHANGNEAATFFCTPYWPEFRKIDFLRAIRTYENREQSWRTTRARRALALVRALEHSDVPDARRILARFRDALPSGERGDVDFDEDAETAD, from the coding sequence ATGGGAACGCGGGTCCGCGAGGTGGGATACGCGCTCTACGAGCGATTGCTTCGCTGGGAGCTGTCCGGGACGCCCAGTCACGTCGCCGTCATCCAGGACGGCAACCGGCGGTACGCCCGCGAACGCGGTGCGGACACGACCGAGGGCCACCGACAGGGGGCCGAGACGACCGAGGCGCTGCTGAACTGGTGTGACGAGCTGGGCATCGAGGAGGTGACGCTGTACGCCTTCTCGACGGAGAACTTCAACCGTCCCGAGGACGAGCGCGAACACATCTTCGACCTGGTGGAGTCGCGGCTGCGGGAGTTCGCCGACTCCGACCGCATCCACGACGCGGGCGTCCGTATCCGCGCCATCGGCGAGACGGAGCTGCTCCCCGAACGGGTACAGGACGCCATCGACTACGCCGAGAGCCGGACGGCGGAGTACGACCGCCTCAACCTCAACGTCGCGCTGGCGTACGGCGGCCGCGCGGAACTCCTGGGGGCCGCCCGTGACGTGGCTCGCGCCGTCGAAGCCGGCGACCTGGACCCCGAGGCCGTCGACGCGGACGTCGTCGAGGAGTACCTCTACGAGGGGCCGACCAGCGACGTGGACCTCATCGTGCGTACGGGCGGCGACGAGCGCACCTCGAACTTCCTCCCGTGGCACGCCAACGGCAACGAGGCGGCGACGTTCTTCTGTACGCCCTACTGGCCCGAGTTCCGGAAGATCGACTTCCTGCGGGCCATCCGGACCTACGAGAACCGGGAACAGTCCTGGCGGACGACGCGCGCCCGCCGCGCGCTGGCGCTCGTCCGCGCGTTGGAGCACAGTGACGTCCCGGACGCCCGACGAATCCTCGCCCGGTTCCGCGACGCACTGCCGAGCGGCGAGCGCGGCGACGTGGACTTCGACGAAGACGCCGAGACGGCC